In a genomic window of Streptomyces sp. NBC_01231:
- a CDS encoding helix-turn-helix transcriptional regulator: protein MMTRNVDTTHELAAFLRTRRERLDPHDFALPSRQQARRTPGLRREEVAELAGVSIDYIVRLEQGRGLRPSANVVEALARALRLAPDERTYLFNLAQQRPRNADKPATTAAPPLARLVADLSPLPAMLMNHRYDILAWNSEMARLLLDFDTLPPSRRNAMWLCLMHPEIREFYVDRERVVREGIAHLRAAWAAHPEDQALTDLIAEFTAHDEEFARLWAERDIKVNGRGRKVLRHPEAGVIAVHFEVLVPLQDPDQRLVIYRAADDDSQSALDQLCAR from the coding sequence ATGATGACTCGCAACGTGGACACAACACACGAGCTGGCCGCGTTCCTGCGGACCCGGCGCGAACGCCTGGACCCGCACGATTTCGCCCTGCCGTCACGTCAGCAGGCCCGGCGGACCCCGGGATTGCGTCGCGAAGAGGTCGCCGAACTGGCCGGGGTCAGCATCGACTACATCGTGCGGCTGGAACAGGGCCGCGGGCTGCGGCCCTCAGCGAACGTGGTGGAGGCGCTGGCCCGGGCGCTGCGCCTGGCCCCCGACGAACGCACCTACCTCTTCAACCTGGCCCAGCAGCGCCCCCGTAACGCCGACAAGCCCGCCACCACTGCAGCACCGCCGCTGGCCCGGCTGGTCGCCGACCTGTCGCCGTTGCCGGCCATGCTGATGAACCACCGCTACGACATCCTGGCCTGGAACAGCGAAATGGCGAGGCTGCTCCTGGATTTCGACACCCTGCCGCCGTCGCGGCGCAATGCGATGTGGCTGTGCCTGATGCATCCGGAGATACGTGAGTTCTATGTGGACCGCGAACGCGTCGTGCGGGAGGGGATCGCCCACCTGCGCGCTGCGTGGGCCGCGCATCCGGAGGATCAGGCGTTGACCGACCTCATCGCCGAATTCACCGCTCATGACGAGGAATTCGCGCGGTTGTGGGCCGAGCGAGACATCAAGGTCAACGGCCGCGGGCGCAAGGTGCTGCGGCATCCTGAGGCTGGTGTGATCGCAGTGCACTTCGAAGTGCTTGTGCCACTTCAAGATCCGGACCAGCGGTTGGTGATCTACCGCGCCGCGGACGATGACAGCCAGTCGGCATTGGACCAGTTGTGCGCACGGTGA
- a CDS encoding fumarylacetoacetate hydrolase family protein — protein sequence MLCPEERLTPSAADRLRIGMAPTGPFLVPARFVDPATLRVVLRLNGEVMQDGPTGDMIFDVARLIEYASAITELRPGDLLMTGSPAGNDAHYNRCLQPDDILEGEITGLGIQRNRCVAGAE from the coding sequence CTGCTGTGCCCCGAGGAGCGGCTGACTCCTTCGGCTGCCGACCGACTGCGGATCGGAATGGCCCCCACCGGCCCGTTCCTGGTGCCGGCCCGGTTCGTCGACCCCGCGACACTGCGGGTGGTGCTCCGGCTCAACGGCGAGGTGATGCAGGACGGTCCGACCGGCGACATGATCTTCGACGTCGCGCGGCTGATCGAATACGCCTCGGCCATCACCGAACTGCGCCCGGGCGACCTGCTGATGACCGGCAGCCCGGCCGGCAACGACGCCCACTACAACCGCTGTCTCCAGCCCGACGACATCCTCGAAGGAGAGATCACCGGGCTGGGAATCCAGCGCAACCGCTGCGTGGCGGGCGCCGAGTGA